One genomic window of uncultured Desulfovibrio sp. includes the following:
- a CDS encoding RsmG family class I SAM-dependent methyltransferase has protein sequence MQNNASSSGRGRRGRLSGESSRSGAARATSPRSGRPAVSPSRPSVRPPALPTPEALAALVRQAGLPVPAPALAPLGQYLTMLCRWNAAMNLVGARNWREALVDLAGDSFYLARFLDGLPLPAAPLCWDLGAGAGLPGIPLRMVFRRGSYWLVEVREKRALFLSQAVAALELPQTQVYRGRAQDFFEQQSRRADLILSRAFMPWQELLPLLEPQLAPDGLVIILARQEAPALPPGWERLACEAYEVRRLARSAGAAAPVRRWFWAVRRTHSPITHDPMHRENRS, from the coding sequence ATGCAGAATAACGCTTCCTCTTCCGGCCGTGGCCGCCGGGGGCGGCTGTCCGGCGAATCGAGCCGTTCCGGCGCCGCGCGGGCTACTTCCCCGCGGTCCGGCCGCCCGGCCGTGTCCCCGTCCCGTCCGTCCGTTCGTCCGCCGGCGCTCCCCACCCCGGAGGCGCTGGCAGCCCTTGTGCGGCAGGCCGGCCTGCCCGTGCCGGCGCCGGCCCTTGCGCCCCTGGGGCAGTACCTGACCATGCTCTGCCGCTGGAATGCGGCCATGAACCTGGTGGGCGCCCGGAACTGGCGCGAGGCGCTGGTGGACCTGGCCGGCGACAGTTTTTATCTGGCCCGCTTCCTTGACGGGCTGCCCCTGCCGGCCGCCCCCCTGTGCTGGGACCTGGGCGCGGGCGCCGGTCTGCCCGGCATTCCCCTGCGCATGGTCTTTCGCCGGGGCAGCTACTGGCTGGTGGAGGTGCGGGAAAAGCGCGCCCTTTTTCTCTCGCAGGCGGTGGCTGCCCTGGAGCTGCCGCAGACGCAGGTCTATCGCGGGCGGGCGCAGGACTTCTTTGAGCAGCAGTCCCGCCGGGCAGACCTCATTCTCAGCCGGGCCTTCATGCCCTGGCAGGAGCTGCTGCCCCTGCTGGAACCGCAGCTGGCGCCGGACGGACTGGTGATCATTCTGGCCCGGCAGGAGGCGCCCGCGCTGCCCCCCGGCTGGGAACGCCTGGCCTGCGAGGCATACGAGGTCCGGCGTCTGGCGCGGTCTGCCGGAGCCGCGGCGCCTGTGCGGCGCTGGTTCTGGGCCGTGCGCCGCACGCATTCCCCCATTACACATGACCCCATGCACAGGGAGAACAGATCATGA
- a CDS encoding STT3 domain-containing protein, with protein sequence MNSPADHSPVPGAADPLAAGVTASEGVRAQLSRQRSRFWLRGLIWALVTVGLAFVLRLTEWPCWQNPEYRLGSEWLLATHDAYHWVAGAEGFGLAVGHPMAEMLKGMAGLLGTYPAAVAFWFPMLLSTLVALIVFFWVWALGSMEAGMAAGLLTTLAPGFLARTLLGYYDTDLVTLFFPLLMTLAPACWAMRYMLLPRVLLRRLLHPLSAPVDRLGYPLRKRWMILLGLSGLVSWWSLEWHSVFLYLVRYNVGLLAFMSLVMAPRGRRCLLLLGALAYALPALLGLPGLLGSALVLVVGMGRTPWALRLRSLLTSPWVLLVLWCGVGALMLGGGILETLIRHFGAYTKRAGDAAATAEGTVLVYPSVAQSITEVQDLGLMAVLSYFHPWMEASLLGLLGFCWVLVRRPGALFLLPLAALGLLSTKMGGRMVMFGAPIVAVGLTLPLYWILQRILRDSLRGAVAGLVTSAVLIGLLVAPFADIIQAMSQGPMINRRHADALTRVRDVTPPDSKLWLWWDWGYAAHHFARRHTIADGAQHAGPWLYLPAAVFATDNPRFARQLIRYTALSGGEPDDVFRGLNGDAAQALMDRLRSPETALVEARGKQYVVVSFEMLRLGFWISNFGRWNFRTREGEGGAMSIVTRAMAYNLREGAVQLEGSPEPVRVATITVFDETGVTHRDYVQEWVDQHPKASPEEREAFMASRRNVHCLFNRVTGEKLVLDNGLYNSLMVQLLMSSPGDSRFSPYFKLVYDNVFARIYEVL encoded by the coding sequence ATGAACAGTCCTGCCGACCATTCCCCGGTCCCCGGTGCGGCCGATCCGCTGGCCGCCGGCGTCACGGCTTCCGAGGGGGTGCGGGCACAGCTGAGCCGTCAGCGTTCCCGCTTCTGGCTGCGCGGACTGATCTGGGCGCTGGTCACGGTGGGGCTGGCCTTCGTGCTGCGCCTCACGGAATGGCCCTGCTGGCAGAATCCCGAATACCGCCTGGGCAGCGAATGGCTGCTGGCCACGCACGATGCCTACCACTGGGTGGCCGGGGCCGAGGGCTTTGGCCTGGCCGTGGGGCATCCCATGGCCGAGATGCTCAAGGGCATGGCCGGCCTGCTGGGAACCTATCCGGCGGCGGTGGCTTTCTGGTTTCCCATGCTGCTGTCCACGCTGGTGGCGCTCATTGTCTTTTTCTGGGTCTGGGCGCTGGGCAGCATGGAGGCAGGCATGGCGGCCGGCCTGCTTACGACGCTGGCCCCCGGCTTTCTGGCCCGGACCCTGCTGGGCTATTATGATACGGACCTGGTGACCCTGTTCTTTCCCCTGCTCATGACCCTGGCGCCGGCCTGCTGGGCCATGCGCTATATGCTGCTGCCGCGGGTGCTGCTGCGGCGCCTGCTGCATCCCTTGTCCGCGCCCGTGGACCGTCTGGGCTATCCGCTGCGCAAGCGCTGGATGATTCTGCTGGGTCTGTCCGGGCTGGTGTCCTGGTGGTCGCTGGAATGGCACTCTGTCTTTCTGTATCTTGTGCGCTACAATGTGGGCCTGCTGGCCTTCATGAGTCTGGTCATGGCCCCGCGCGGGCGGCGCTGTCTGCTGCTGCTGGGGGCGCTGGCCTATGCCCTGCCGGCCCTGCTGGGCCTGCCCGGGCTGCTGGGCAGCGCGCTGGTGCTGGTGGTAGGCATGGGGCGTACCCCCTGGGCGCTGCGTCTGCGCAGCCTGCTTACCAGCCCCTGGGTGCTGCTTGTGCTCTGGTGCGGCGTGGGCGCGCTCATGCTTGGCGGCGGCATTCTGGAAACCCTGATCCGTCATTTCGGCGCCTACACCAAGCGGGCGGGGGATGCTGCCGCCACCGCGGAAGGCACGGTGCTTGTCTATCCCTCGGTGGCGCAGTCCATCACCGAAGTGCAGGACCTGGGCCTCATGGCCGTGCTCTCCTACTTTCATCCGTGGATGGAGGCGTCCCTGCTGGGGCTGCTGGGCTTCTGCTGGGTGCTGGTGCGCCGGCCGGGGGCGCTCTTTCTGCTGCCGCTGGCGGCCCTGGGACTGCTCAGCACCAAGATGGGCGGGCGCATGGTCATGTTCGGTGCGCCCATTGTGGCCGTGGGGCTGACGCTGCCGCTGTACTGGATATTGCAGCGCATCCTGCGTGACAGCCTGCGGGGCGCCGTGGCCGGGCTGGTGACGTCCGCCGTGCTCATCGGTCTGCTGGTGGCGCCGTTTGCCGACATTATTCAGGCCATGTCCCAGGGCCCCATGATCAACCGGCGTCATGCCGATGCCCTGACCCGCGTCCGGGACGTGACGCCGCCGGACAGCAAGCTCTGGCTCTGGTGGGACTGGGGCTATGCCGCCCATCACTTTGCCCGGCGTCATACCATTGCCGACGGCGCCCAGCATGCGGGGCCGTGGCTGTATCTGCCCGCGGCCGTCTTTGCCACCGACAATCCCCGCTTTGCCCGCCAGCTCATCCGGTACACGGCGCTCAGCGGCGGCGAGCCGGATGACGTGTTTCGCGGTCTGAATGGCGATGCCGCGCAGGCGCTCATGGATCGCCTGCGCTCGCCGGAAACGGCGCTGGTGGAAGCCCGCGGCAAGCAGTATGTGGTGGTGAGCTTTGAAATGCTGCGCCTGGGCTTCTGGATAAGCAATTTCGGCCGCTGGAACTTCCGGACCAGGGAAGGCGAGGGCGGGGCCATGTCCATCGTGACCAGGGCCATGGCCTACAATCTCCGGGAAGGCGCCGTGCAGCTGGAAGGCAGCCCGGAACCGGTGCGTGTGGCCACCATCACGGTGTTTGACGAAACCGGCGTGACGCATCGGGATTACGTACAGGAATGGGTGGATCAGCACCCCAAGGCAAGCCCGGAAGAGCGCGAGGCCTTCATGGCCTCGCGGCGCAACGTGCATTGCCTGTTCAACCGGGTCACCGGGGAAAAGCTGGTGCTGGACAATGGCCTGTACAATTCCCTCATGGTGCAGCTGCTCATGTCCAGCCCCGGCGATTCGCGTTTTTCGCCATATTTCAAGCTGGTCTACGACAACGTTTTTGCCCGTATCTACGAAGTGCTGTAA
- a CDS encoding formate--tetrahydrofolate ligase, with the protein MALDPTQFQDWEIAQDAEKRMKPIAAVAEELGLLPQEILPYGHYMAKIEQHEVLRRLHDKPDGKYVDVTAITPTPLGEGKSTTTIGLVQGLARRGQRASAAIRQPSGGPTMGMKGSAAGGGLAQCIPLTPYSLNFTGDIHAVTAAHNLAMTALTARMQHERNYDDAKLARLSGMRRLNIDPTRVGTGWAMDFCCQALRNIIIGIEGNGRNNDGFMMRSRFDITAASEVMSILSMARDLPDLRARLARMVLALDRDGNPVTTADLEVAGAMTAWLLEAAKPNLIQTIEGQPVLVHAGPFANIALGQSSVIADRVALKLSDIHVTESGFGADMGYEKFWNVKCRVSGLRPDAAVIVATVRALKNHGGAPQPMPGRPLPEAYVREDVGMVEAGCANLLHHIGIVRRSGVPPVVCINAFASDTPAEIAAIRHACEEAGARVAVSRHWAQGGEGALELADAVLDACEETSQFTPLYDWSLPFAERIRAIARQVYGADDVQFSALARQRLAALQERPDADELGICMVKTQYSLSDDPALKGAPRGWELKVRDVLFYGGAGLVVPVAGDISLMPGTGSRPAFRNVDVDLESGQVTGLF; encoded by the coding sequence ATGGCTCTTGACCCCACACAGTTTCAGGACTGGGAAATTGCCCAGGATGCCGAAAAGCGCATGAAGCCCATCGCCGCCGTGGCGGAGGAGCTGGGCCTGCTGCCGCAGGAGATTCTGCCCTACGGGCACTACATGGCCAAGATCGAGCAGCACGAGGTTTTGCGCCGTCTGCACGACAAGCCCGACGGCAAATATGTGGACGTGACGGCCATCACGCCCACGCCCCTGGGCGAAGGCAAGTCCACCACCACCATCGGCCTTGTGCAGGGCCTGGCCCGGCGCGGGCAGCGTGCCTCGGCGGCCATCAGGCAGCCGTCCGGCGGTCCCACCATGGGCATGAAGGGGTCTGCCGCCGGCGGCGGGCTGGCCCAGTGCATTCCGCTCACGCCTTATTCGCTCAATTTCACGGGCGATATCCATGCCGTTACGGCGGCGCACAATCTGGCCATGACCGCCCTGACTGCCCGCATGCAGCATGAACGCAACTATGACGACGCCAAGCTGGCCCGCCTGTCCGGCATGCGCCGGCTGAACATCGACCCCACCCGCGTGGGCACAGGCTGGGCCATGGATTTCTGTTGTCAGGCCCTGCGCAATATCATTATCGGCATCGAGGGCAATGGGCGCAACAATGACGGCTTCATGATGCGTTCCCGTTTTGACATCACGGCCGCTTCCGAGGTCATGTCCATTCTGAGCATGGCCCGCGACCTGCCCGACCTGCGCGCCCGGCTGGCCCGGATGGTGCTGGCCCTGGACCGCGACGGCAATCCCGTGACCACGGCCGATCTGGAAGTGGCCGGCGCCATGACCGCCTGGCTGCTGGAAGCCGCCAAGCCCAATCTTATCCAGACCATCGAGGGGCAGCCGGTGCTGGTGCATGCCGGCCCCTTTGCCAATATTGCCCTGGGGCAGAGTTCGGTCATCGCGGACCGGGTGGCCCTCAAGCTCAGTGATATTCATGTGACGGAATCCGGCTTCGGCGCCGACATGGGCTATGAAAAGTTCTGGAACGTCAAGTGCCGGGTCAGCGGCCTCCGGCCCGATGCGGCGGTTATCGTGGCCACGGTGCGTGCACTCAAGAATCATGGCGGCGCCCCCCAGCCCATGCCCGGCCGCCCGCTGCCCGAAGCCTACGTGCGCGAAGACGTGGGCATGGTGGAGGCCGGCTGCGCCAACCTGCTGCACCATATCGGCATTGTGCGTCGTTCCGGCGTGCCGCCCGTGGTCTGCATCAACGCCTTTGCCTCGGATACGCCGGCGGAAATTGCCGCCATCCGGCATGCCTGCGAGGAGGCCGGCGCCCGTGTGGCCGTTTCCCGGCACTGGGCGCAGGGGGGCGAAGGCGCGCTGGAGCTGGCCGATGCCGTGCTGGATGCCTGTGAGGAAACGTCGCAGTTCACGCCGCTCTATGACTGGTCGCTGCCCTTTGCCGAGCGTATCCGCGCCATTGCCCGTCAGGTGTACGGCGCGGACGACGTGCAGTTCTCTGCCCTGGCCAGGCAGCGCCTTGCCGCCCTGCAGGAACGCCCCGATGCCGACGAGCTGGGCATCTGCATGGTCAAGACGCAATATTCGCTCAGTGACGATCCTGCCCTCAAGGGAGCGCCCAGAGGCTGGGAACTCAAGGTGCGCGACGTGCTGTTCTATGGCGGTGCGGGCCTGGTGGTGCCCGTGGCCGGCGATATCAGCCTCATGCCCGGTACCGGTTCCCGTCCGGCCTTCCGCAATGTGGATGTGGACCTGGAAAGCGGCCAGGTGACAGGGCTGTTCTAG